One genomic region from Phragmites australis chromosome 1, lpPhrAust1.1, whole genome shotgun sequence encodes:
- the LOC133884980 gene encoding uncharacterized protein LOC133884980, whose amino-acid sequence MTTHLDERECYYLRVLLNHVTGATSYEDLRIVDGEILPSFHDAAERRGLIEVDNMLDECLTEAELFQMPSLLRRLFATILVFCEPSDACGLWNRHLEAMLDDYRRTDQCAHTIKQKVLIYVRNMLQSIGNDITSFPLPEIDETLDMANGVPREIFEESMIIVDHKHTALSDSLNVEQGVTYDEILVEVDSGEGGLFFVNGPGGTGKTFLYKTLLAIVHGFTKQSGMAKLLQAVSLIMWDEASMTKRWAVEALDNSMHDIMGPFDVPFGGKTVVFGGDFRQSDPWFAEYLLRIGNGTEEANGDGKIRLLDDICVSYTGKDVDLDKLIDNVFSVLDANLADPYYITSRAILSTRNEGDEMVYHSFNHVEDDPYNYYPPEFLNSLTPNEFPSHVMKLKVDYPVILLRNIDPANRLCNGTRLMVRGFQRNAIDVEIVLGQHARKRIFLPRIPLCPSNDEMFSFWFKRKQFPIKPSFAMTINKAHGQNIPNVDMYLP is encoded by the exons ATGACGACCCATCTGGATGAGAGGGAATGCTACTACCTCCGGGTTCTCCTAAACCACGTGACTGGTGCCACATCCTATGAGGACCTGAGGATAGTTGATGGCGAGATCCTACCGTCCTTCCATGATGCCGCGGAGAGAAGGGGTCTGATTGAGGTAGATAATATGCTGGACGAGTGCCTCACAGAGGCCGAGTTGTTCCAAATGCCATCATTACTCCGAAGGCTCTTTGCAACAATATTGGTATTTTGTGAGCCCAGTGATGCTTGTGGCCTATGGAACAGACACCTTGAGGCAATGTTAGATGACTACCGCCGCACCGATCAATGTGCACACACGATCAAGCAGAAGGTTTTAATATATGTCAGGAACATGCTGCAATCAATAGGGAATGATATAACATCGTTCCCTCTTCCTGAGATCGATGAGACGCTTGACATGGCAAACGGTGTGCCGAGGGAGATATTCGAGGAGTCTATGATCATTGTGGACCATAAGCATACAGCCTTATCTGACTCCCTCAACGTCGAGCAGGGGGTCACCTATGATGAGATTCTAGTCGAGGTTGATAGCGGTGAAGGAGGCCTTTTCTTCGTTaatggcccaggaggcacggggAAGACTTTTCTTTACAAGACATTGCTTGCTATTGTCCACGG TTTCACAAAGCAGAGTGGGATGGCTAAGCTTTTGCAAGCGGTGTCACTCATTATGTGGGATGAAGCCTCCATGACTAAGAGGTGGGCGGTGGAGGCCCTGGACAATAGCATGCACGACATAATGGGCCCGTTTGATGTCCCGTTCGGCGGGAAGACAGTTGTGTTTGGTGGTGACTTTAGACAG AGCGACCCATGGTTTGCAGAATACCTGTTGCGCATCGGTAATGGCACTGAGGAGGCTAATGGTGATGGCAAAATACGTCTTCTTGATGATATATGTGTGTCATATACAGGAAAGGACGTTGACCTTGATAAACTTATAGATAACGTGTTTTCGGTGCTCGACGCTAACCTAGCTGACCCATACTACATCACGTCGAGAGCCATCCTGTCCACACGAAATGA GGGGGATGAGATGGTGTATCATAGCTTTAATCACGTTGAAGATGACCCCTATAACTACTACCCCCCAGAATTCCTTAACTCCCTGACCCCAAACGAGTTTCCTTCGCATGTGATGAAGCTCAAGGTTGATTATCCTGTCATACTGCTCAGAAATATTGACCCTGCCAATAGACTTTGCAATGGCACAAGGCTTATGGTCCGGGGGTTCCAACGAAATGCTATTGACGTAGAGATCGTGCTCGGGCAGCATGCTAGGAAGAGAATTTTCCTGCCTCGTATCCCCCTATGTCCCTCTAATGATGAGATGTTCTCTTTCTGGTTCAAGCGGAAGCAGTTTCCTATCAAGCCTAGCTTCGCCATGACAATCAACAAGGCACATGGACAGAACATCCCGAACGTCGACATGTACCTCCCCTAG